A part of Hippopotamus amphibius kiboko isolate mHipAmp2 chromosome 16, mHipAmp2.hap2, whole genome shotgun sequence genomic DNA contains:
- the LOC130839215 gene encoding protein POLR1D-like: protein MGPMCWMKCPLAGTNKRFLINTIKNTLPSHKEQDHEQKEGSKEPAKSQDQKEESRQKHRAHPYKHSDHARGTTRHSLPRKWGSQEKSQKRSSKR, encoded by the coding sequence ATGGGACCTATGTGTTGGATGAAGTGTCCTCTTGCTGGTACAAATAAAAGATTTCTAATTAACACAATTAAGAACACACTGCCCTCCCATAAAGAGCAAGACCACGAACAAAAAGAGGGCAGTAAGGAACCTGCGAAAAGCCAGGACCAGAAGGAGGAGAGCCGGCAGAAGCACAGAGCCCACCCTTACAAGCACAGTGACCACGCTCGGGGCACCACCCGTCATTCTCTGCCCAGGAAGTGGGGCAGCCAGGAGAAGTCCCAGAAGCGGTCCAGCAAGCGGTGA